From one Streptomyces sp. N50 genomic stretch:
- a CDS encoding oxidoreductase: MGKTRRVGRTYRNVAVAMACGAALAALTAVPAQARDTAHRAPHWELKDSGAADVRFRGLSAVSRNTAWVAGTAGTVLRTTDGGASWRNVSPPGAADLQFRDIEAFDARRAVVLAIGEGETSRVYRTDDAGATWTESFRNTDANAFYDCMTFFDSRHGLAMSDPVDGRFRILSTGDGGRSWKVLPNTGMPAALDGEAGFAASGQCLVSSGPRDVWLATGGGARARVLHSADRGLTWTATDTPIPAGDPARGVFALAFRDRTHGLAVGGDFNAGAPSPQAAAVTGDGGRTWSPATIPPPAYRSGVTWLPRSRGTALAVGPTGTDLTTDAGRTWKTVDTGSYDTVDCAADLGCWAAGEKGRVARLED; this comes from the coding sequence ATGGGGAAGACGCGACGGGTGGGACGTACGTACCGGAACGTGGCCGTGGCCATGGCGTGCGGGGCGGCGCTGGCCGCGCTGACCGCCGTACCGGCGCAGGCGCGGGACACGGCGCACCGGGCTCCGCACTGGGAGCTCAAGGACAGCGGGGCCGCCGACGTGCGGTTCCGGGGGCTGTCGGCGGTCAGCCGGAACACCGCGTGGGTGGCGGGGACCGCGGGCACGGTGCTGCGCACGACCGACGGCGGGGCGAGCTGGCGGAACGTCTCGCCGCCCGGCGCCGCGGATCTCCAGTTCCGGGACATCGAGGCGTTCGACGCGCGCCGCGCGGTGGTCCTGGCGATCGGCGAGGGCGAGACCTCCCGCGTCTACCGCACCGACGACGCCGGGGCGACCTGGACGGAGTCGTTCCGCAACACCGACGCGAACGCCTTCTACGACTGCATGACCTTCTTCGACAGCCGCCACGGCCTCGCGATGAGCGACCCGGTGGACGGCAGGTTCCGCATCCTGTCGACCGGCGACGGCGGCCGCTCCTGGAAGGTGCTGCCGAACACCGGGATGCCGGCCGCGCTCGACGGCGAGGCGGGCTTCGCGGCGAGCGGTCAGTGCCTGGTGAGTTCGGGGCCCCGTGATGTGTGGCTGGCCACCGGCGGGGGTGCACGCGCGCGTGTCCTGCACTCCGCCGACCGCGGCCTCACCTGGACGGCGACCGACACGCCGATCCCGGCCGGTGACCCCGCGCGCGGGGTGTTCGCCCTCGCCTTCCGCGACCGTACGCACGGCCTCGCGGTCGGCGGCGACTTCAACGCGGGCGCCCCGTCACCCCAGGCGGCGGCCGTCACGGGCGACGGCGGCCGCACCTGGAGCCCTGCCACGATCCCGCCGCCCGCCTACCGCTCCGGCGTCACCTGGCTGCCCCGCAGCCGCGGCACCGCCCTCGCGGTCGGCCCCACGGGCACCGACCTCACGACCGACGCCGGCCGAACCTGGAAGACGGTCGACACCGGCTCGTACGACACGGTCGACTGCGCGGCGGACCTGGGCTGCTGGGCGGCGGGGGAGAAGGGGCGCGTGGCACGGCTGGAGGACTGA
- a CDS encoding endonuclease V, with product MTTVSIPAGWPATEEQARAVQDELRERVVTDEPGPPPRTGHVTGVDVAYDDERDVVVAAAVVLDAADLTVVAEATAVGRVSFPYVPGLLAFREIPTVLAALEALPCPPGLVVCDGYGLAHPRRFGLASHLGVLIGLPTIGVAKNPFTFTYDDPGTPRGSSSPLRADADEVGRALRTREGVKPVFVSVGHRVTLDNACAHTLALTPEYRLPETTRRADALCRRALREATE from the coding sequence ATGACGACCGTAAGCATTCCCGCGGGCTGGCCCGCGACCGAGGAGCAGGCCCGCGCCGTCCAGGACGAGTTGCGGGAGCGGGTGGTGACCGACGAACCCGGGCCACCGCCAAGGACCGGGCATGTCACGGGAGTTGATGTCGCCTACGACGACGAGCGCGACGTGGTGGTGGCCGCGGCCGTCGTCCTGGACGCGGCGGACCTCACCGTCGTCGCCGAGGCCACGGCTGTGGGCCGGGTCTCCTTCCCGTATGTGCCGGGGCTGCTCGCCTTCCGTGAAATCCCCACGGTGCTGGCCGCGTTGGAGGCGCTGCCGTGCCCGCCGGGCCTGGTGGTGTGCGACGGCTACGGCCTCGCCCACCCCCGCCGCTTCGGCCTCGCCAGCCACCTCGGCGTCCTCATCGGCCTGCCCACGATCGGCGTCGCCAAGAACCCCTTCACGTTCACGTACGACGATCCGGGCACCCCGCGCGGCTCCTCGTCGCCCCTCCGCGCGGACGCCGACGAGGTCGGCCGCGCGCTGCGCACCCGGGAGGGTGTGAAGCCGGTGTTCGTCTCCGTGGGCCACCGGGTGACCCTGGACAACGCCTGTGCCCACACACTGGCGTTGACCCCGGAGTACCGCCTCCCGGAGACGACGCGCAGGGCGGACGCGCTGTGCCGGCGGGCGCTGCGGGAGGCGACCGAGTGA
- the mmpA gene encoding morphogenic membrane protein MmpA codes for MTTHRSPKPVAHPSQPVERAVMVALVLSVAAGLAWIGGMIYTLWP; via the coding sequence ATGACAACCCACCGTTCCCCGAAGCCCGTTGCCCACCCGAGCCAGCCCGTCGAGCGGGCCGTGATGGTCGCGCTCGTCCTGTCCGTGGCGGCGGGCCTCGCCTGGATCGGCGGGATGATCTACACGCTGTGGCCGTGA